The Apis mellifera strain DH4 linkage group LG3, Amel_HAv3.1, whole genome shotgun sequence genome includes the window tagttaaaatgtttttttaaatatatcattgtaacttctttaatatataactttataaaagttcataaaagtttttaaaatttcgattataatattatcgtaaatattttgatagtaGGGCAAATAGTTTACGCGGCaaatagagagagatataAGGTTTTGAATTGTACTGATTACTGTTTTACAGGTAGGTTAGTTTTTCAAGTACTTAGTAGTATAGTGTTTGGCTCCTTcgtgaatttaaaaagtttttggtataatttaaatctaaattaaattgtagtaaaaaattcaatatttaatatatatattttaaaaatttttatcgcattaggcaaatattataattaaaaataaattaataaattatctaataatctattgtttacaatttttgtgagtttgattttaaaaattatttaatgtttaaataattttttgtatattaaaatataaaaaatataaaaaattattcaatttatttacagagtgaaatatttataagtgaaTGGTTCATAGAAAtcatagattatttaattaaattaaatattttaatatgcaaGTAAATTCACAAAAACGTGAGAATACTCAAACTACAATATTAGCATTATTACTTACACATAAAGGAGGATGTACTCTACggcaattaaataatgattattatgaaaCAGAAGGTGAACATATACCATGGAAAGAACTTGGATATAGCTCTTTGTTAGCTTTTCTATATAGTATGTCAAAAACAgttcaaatagaaaataaaaataatacatttattatacaagGAATTGCTTCTGAAAAATCTAAACATGTTAGTAAATTAGTAGCTGGTCAAAAATGTCAGAAACCattttttggaagaaaattttataaaccaaatcattattttcctACAACTGCTCCTCCTCGAATTCGTATACCAGCTGAGATATTAAGTAGGATAATCAGTTTAGTTAATGATCATCCAGATggcgtaaataaatattatgtccTTCAAGAAATTCATTTGTGCATGCCTTTTGCAAACATTACTATGAAAGACATGGAAGAGCAATTACAAGAATTATcacatacaatttttcaaacaagtaCTAAAATTTATCCAACACATGCTAAAGTTAAaggatttaatcatttaaaaaattgtaataatatgacttctaattctaaatctatatctcaaaatggagaaaaatataaatctgtaACTGTTGCTGGAGATGaagatttaaatgatatattaaattatgatgaagaagatattttagaGTTTTCACATtctgattctttttcttcaaaatcaattaaaaataaatctacatcaagctttataaaagaaactgtatttaaatatcaagatCAAGAGACAGAATGTCTCCAAAATGAAACTCCAAAAAGTCaacataataatgatattcaaattcagatgaaattgaataatagtattgaaaaagatgaagaaaatgttttagataaaaaaaatgttgaaatacttataaatgaaagaatcaAATTTCGTTTGGAAAAACTTATACAAAATCATCATGATGGAATTTGGTGTGCTGATCTACCAAAGAAATATCTAGAAGAATATAAAGTATCTTTGAATTATGAAGAATTAGGTTTTAATAGTGTTAGAGAATTTGCATCACAGTTACCTGATATCTTTCATTGCATTCAGCCTCATAATGCAGGAGATTTTATGCTTTATTATGCAAAAAGAGAAATaccttcaaataaaataaaagagaatgataaaattaataatattacagatTGGTATAACATTTATGAAACAATTGATGAAGAAGCACTTCCAGCAGAAGTGGTAaagatttttgtttgaatataaagattttattaattattgattaaaatttaataatattaatttgataatattaaatttttagtcaCCTGatacatgtaaaatattaataccagATAATGTAATGAGTATTGGAGAATATGTAGGTTACATAAATGTTGCAGATTTAGCACAAAATGAGGAACCTTTCATAGAAGTGTTTGTTGTAGAAGTATTTACACCTTCATTCTTTTGGATACAACTtcgtaaaaaacaaaaaatatttataaagtttatgGATGATTTACAGTatgtatgattaaaataaataattcttatattattataattgtattataatttattattcatatatattaataaattataattcattataattcattatatattataattcataatatctatattaataaatctatattaataattgtttttttgcagtaaattttatacaatgaaTCATGAGCAATATGTGATTCCACTAGTTGTACTAGAAAGAGGTTTAAATTgtgcatgtatatataatgggTTATGGCATAGAGGTATAATCAAAAGTGTAAAACCAGATTTACAAGTCACTGTAAGCATATATATAACTGATTGAGATTATTGTAACTGTATGTAATAATCATAGttgataacaatttattataggtAATGTTTTATGACTATGGaacattaaaaacatattctCCAGGAACAGTATATTACTTGCATAGAATGTTTTCCAATTTACCAGCTCAAGCAATACCATGtggtttaattaatacaagacCATATAAAGGATCTAAATGGTCTCGTGGTGCTACTTATTATTTTGCAGTAAGAACATCTAAAATACCTTTAGTTGCAACAATTGCATCAGTTAATATAGaggtaagaatattattaatataaatataaaaagtttaaatgatatttactttaataaatatttttattaattttttttaaaaacaattattaattcaatcattcattaatagttattttttattttaggataATTCTATGATAATAAGTTTGACTGATACattggaagaagaagatgtaCATATTAATGATTGGTTAGTTGAACAGAACTTAGCAGAACATGGAAAAATGGTTTGTatgaaaaaacgaaattttccatttcaatattatttagaatgtcaaaaacattttaaacaatataaatttagtaatACTCgcgaaatggaaataaatcctgaaaataaaacactattatataatttaaattttgatgaaagtttatctcataataataatttatctcatgataaaaaaataaataataataaagaaaattcatataatgaactaatattatataaagaaaaagccAAGAAATCGCAATCTCTTGAATATAATCACTCTtgcaaaaatgatttttcaaacgaaaaaataaatagctttacaataaattctgaaaaaaaaaatacaaaaaaaatagaatctttgtatgaattattaaatcttaaaataaagtctattcattctaaaattaataataataatcatattaataaaattaaaaaaagaggaaatgaaagatatttagaatctagttttatattaaataatcccattgtaaaaaaattgtatgaaaaatctgataatactaaatctaatatttcatcagttgttaaaaatataaaaaatgatatctcAGATACTGATACTTTATCTCTATCTATTAAAACTAAAGAAAATAGTGATATGTCAGATGATATTTCATTGATTACTCTATGtgctaaaaaaacaaaaaataatgatatatcagGTACTGATACTTCATCAGTTGCTTTATCTGttagaaacagaaaaaataatgatgtatCAGATACTGATACTTCATCAGTTGCTTTATCTgctaaaaacagaaaaaataatgatgtatCAGGTATTGATACTTCATCAGTTGCTTTATCTGCtagaaacagaaaaaataatgatgtatCAGGTACTGATACTTCATCAGTTGCTTTATCtgttagaaatagaaaaaataatgatgtatCAGATACTGATACTTCATCAGTTGCTTTATCTgctaaaaacagaaaaaataatgatgtatCAGATACTGATACTTCATCAGTTGCTTTATCTGCtagaaacagaaaaaataatgatgtgATAATAGATaacaaatatgatattttacaaaaacataataatattccaaaacaATATGCTTATCATTTTGATGTACATACTTCAGAAGatgaattagattttaatgatATCAGAAAGTCTATTGGTATATGCAATGAAGTATATAAAACAGAATATACAGATTGGTCTGTTATTGacaaaaaacaagaaaaaaaatattcagaagaaAATGTATTCAAGATACCACATGAAACaacttttagaaaaaaaaatataccaatagctgaaaattgttttataaaagcaGTATATAATAGTTCTTATTCAACATTGAATGATAAAGATATACAATGGACACCAGctggaaatattaataaaacatcagATGTATCtccattaattataaaaaatattgaaaaacgtaaaaaaaatattccaaataatatGACAGTTGTTATACCtcagaaaatattggaaacaTTAACAGATGAAAAATTCTCTGAAAAATTACCTaatgtatctaaaaatatagaagaaattcaatcaattaatttatcacaggaaactgataataatttaaaatatacaaataacaatgatatatttcataatacaaattttaaaatgcattCAGAAGATTACAAACAGaatcattatatttgtatgaaaGCAATtcctaaaagaaaattattagaaaaattattgtcatTAAAAGATACATCaagcaatattttaaacatagatTCAGATGATTTAAGCACATCACAAGAATCTATATTAtctgaatataataatgataataatgataat containing:
- the LOC100577228 gene encoding uncharacterized protein MAL13P1.304, whose product is MQVNSQKRENTQTTILALLLTHKGGCTLRQLNNDYYETEGEHIPWKELGYSSLLAFLYSMSKTVQIENKNNTFIIQGIASEKSKHVSKLVAGQKCQKPFFGRKFYKPNHYFPTTAPPRIRIPAEILSRIISLVNDHPDGVNKYYVLQEIHLCMPFANITMKDMEEQLQELSHTIFQTSTKIYPTHAKVKGFNHLKNCNNMTSNSKSISQNGEKYKSVTVAGDEDLNDILNYDEEDILEFSHSDSFSSKSIKNKSTSSFIKETVFKYQDQETECLQNETPKSQHNNDIQIQMKLNNSIEKDEENVLDKKNVEILINERIKFRLEKLIQNHHDGIWCADLPKKYLEEYKVSLNYEELGFNSVREFASQLPDIFHCIQPHNAGDFMLYYAKREIPSNKIKENDKINNITDWYNIYETIDEEALPAEVSPDTCKILIPDNVMSIGEYVGYINVADLAQNEEPFIEVFVVEVFTPSFFWIQLRKKQKIFIKFMDDLHKFYTMNHEQYVIPLVVLERGLNCACIYNGLWHRGIIKSVKPDLQVTVMFYDYGTLKTYSPGTVYYLHRMFSNLPAQAIPCGLINTRPYKGSKWSRGATYYFAVRTSKIPLVATIASVNIEDNSMIISLTDTLEEEDVHINDWLVEQNLAEHGKMYLESSFILNNPIVKKLYEKSDNTKSNISSVVKNIKNDISDTDTLSLSIKTKENSDMSDDISLITLCAKKTKNNDISGTDTSSVALSVRNRKNNDVSDTDTSSVALSAKNRKNNDVSGIDTSSVALSARNRKNNDVSGTDTSSVALSVRNRKNNDVSDTDTSSVALSAKNRKNNDVSDTDTSSVALSARNRKNNDVIIDNKYDILQKHNNIPKQYAYHFDVHTSEDELDFNDIRKSIGICNEVYKTEYTDWSVIDKKQEKKYSEENVFKIPHETTFRKKNIPIAENCFIKAVYNSSYSTLNDKDIQWTPAGNINKTSDVSPLIIKNIEKRKKNIPNNMTVVIPQKILETLTDEKFSEKLPNVSKNIEEIQSINLSQETDNNLKYTNNNDIFHNTNFKMHSEDYKQNHYICMKAIPKRKLLEKLLSLKDTSSNILNIDSDDLSTSQESILSEYNNDNNDNNDKYTKEIYKNDINNEDTSNESCLKILPKCLPYSVKTDMTDLYTLESFKSMNNDLDLYKKEFSEMSSKSLFASNTELVEYVPSDSTLSQQTTLTEEFNLIKKYNSSEKPLLDMEIKKSEQLLKEESILNEKITQTQISSKELLSKSMISNLDVNEEEIPVTSSKSSEFVNNLELAKYVPSDSTLSQKIILIEESNLIKKSNSIEKLLNVEKKESEILKEKLTLNEKVKQIEISSVKELTSESLMTNNLDVYEEEIPVTLLKSSEFDDDNNNLELMEYISSDSTLSQQVTLIEESDLIKKSNSVEKLLDVEKKESKESLKEKSILNKEITQIQTSFTKELVSSEISNIPILNDINIDSDEEEWDVQVSYADVCNLFKKPFNENNQNQFNHKEFNSYLKIEEINDSDSIEDTINTKIYEDAKANHEVMYSDNQDSNKITDIQIYEDAESDTHEIIYATDKIANQDKTENVMNQCIKHETQMPTIDSEVTSELSNKYTFNLNNTISYKLQGR